In Phyllopteryx taeniolatus isolate TA_2022b chromosome 22, UOR_Ptae_1.2, whole genome shotgun sequence, the DNA window ATGTCACGTAACGTGATTTGTTTGTTGTCAAGGGAGTAACATTTGATTATTATGGGGTACGTTTGTGCTTTTGTTCTAACGTTGTTGCTCACAAAAGTGTTTCCTGTGCTGCCCGCGACCCCACTCTCTTCCTCTCTCGcccaggcacgtgcacacatacacCCCAGGTGgggctcaagcacctgcccttttgacATACGCTCCCGCCTGAATTTATTTGCGctttaaatgatggcaggtgtgtgctgactcacatttaaggtgagtttgaatgtgattgcgcaattctgaacacagccacatccccattcataagagggtgtgtgcacttgtgcaacaacattatctcagttgtttttactttccctctcCCCAAAAAGCTTTCAAGTTGTACAAGTTAAAGGTTAACTAATAGTTTCCAATTTTGCATTTTGATGTACAATTTTATGATGAGGTCATTTAGTACTCTATAgttttttaaatctgtatttGCTTGAAtgttatttcccattttatagTTGTTGTGCCCGTGATTATCaccatttatattattttgccTTTATtcgtaaaaatatgacaaaaatgtacattttattatgGAGTTAATCTGACTGTTGAGCTGTTGTAAATATGCAGTTCCTCTCATGAATCAATATCATTTATGaatcattttatatttagatatttgtcactattagtaaaaaaaaataataataaatgcatttgGGTGTGGAGTCAATTTATGCCTttacatctctctctctctctctctctctctctctctctcagtgtGATGTCATCAGATTAAGCttttagtccccccccccccaaatctttttatttatattttaaaatgcagcttaaggacagtcgtagcagtcttttttttatttatttatttatttttttaatgttagtgGCTCATGTTGTGCTctcacattattttcttttttcttgacagggtgactttccccccccccccctctctctctctctctctctctctctctcttccttccccccccccccccccccccttctttttcCCACCCCTGGGAGCTGCTGCAGCCCGCATCCagtgttgttgtcgtcgctgGCGTGCTCCTCGCCCTCCTCATTCAGTCGTCGAGTCATGGCGACGGTGCTCCAACAGCCGCTCACTCTGGACCGAGGTAAGGACCGCAGCCTCTTTCCCCTCCTCAACATTCTACTGTTCAATTCGTCATCAATGAGCACGCGACGCCACGTTCAAACATTTGCGTCGTTCCGACGCTCCATCAGCAAACATTGGCTCGGTGGGGTAAATGTTGCCTTCGGGTGCTCGCATGCGCGAGGTTGCGTTCACGTGCTTACACGCAGCAACGCttattattcatattatcaTCGTGCCATCGttatttgtgttattattattcatatgaTGTAACCTGCTCGGCGATAGCATGCGCGTTCACGTGCGCTAGCCAGGCGTGCACGCGTCCTTTATGTTTaataattttgcattttcttctaCACTGACAGCTATATGCCAAACATTGGGAATTCTATTAAGAGCGATACTGGTTACAATAATAAACGTGTTGTCAAATTAATAGCACTCGAAACGGATCACTggtttttttgaaaacattattttatcatttgaaaGTAGTGTCAtttaaattcccataaacataTAATGTAATCACAAGTattgaattatttattcataCCGTAAATGATcatctttatatatatttttaatgaattaaaatggaTTCTCGGCtatatttttatcattattatgattttttttttaaccatttaaaaGCGCCACCAAAATCCGCACGCCTCAATGTGATATTGGCGTTGCGAAAGTGGAAAGGAGATACGGCGGCTGTTCCGTGGCACCGACCCCGAAAGCAGGCGTCGACTATAAATACTTTTACAATTCCGCTCGCACGCTCGTCACTGCCAATTCCGCATTTGCAAACCTGTCAGTCGCATATGCGCAATAAGTTGGTCCCGCGTTCGGAATGTTTTCATTCATGTTTGCACATGACGAAGAAAAGATTCCTGCGGAATGATTCACTGCGGCGCACAGCAAAGTTGTGACTCTTTAGCTAAAATAATAACGCGTGTATGATTGACCAGTTTGTCTTCATCGGCCACACTGTGAAGTGACTTTTTAAGAGGTGTGTTTTCGGGGTGCGCCAACTCTTGACGGGATGTCGAAGGGGGGTGCGCGGCTTTAAAAGTTTGGGAAAATGTGCACACCCCTTTCGAAAAGTCCGTTTATAACCAATGAAGGCCTCATGGCGAATCATGCGTGTATCGTTGTTGTTGTGACGTTGTGAGTTGAAAATGACGCGGAGCGGGGTTCATCGCAGCTCTTCCTGTTGTTGTTATGAAGGAAATGACTTTCCCATGGAAGTCATGTGTTTGAGGCGGTCCTCTGGGGTCTTTCCCCTCCCTCCTCCTGCTTTGTGTGCCGGAGCGGTCCGTGTTTTCACAGCCGGCGCGACGACCCACTTGTACATAATGGAGAGTGGAGTGCAATTACACCGTCATGTCTTCTCTCTGGGCACTACATCTCATGACGCTGAAGAACAACAAGCCCGCCGAATTCTCACGAATCAATGAATCGCGCCTATCTAGGCGTAGCTATGAAAAGCGGCCCGTGTTTGATGTGAATGAATCGTTTTGAAAAACACGCAATGGACATGGAAACAAAAGTTTCGTATTCCTACAGCAGCCCGTTTCGGCAAATCATCAATAAATCATGCCTATCGAGGCGCCGCTCGGCAACGCGCCGCTCTGTCTTTGCCCGCCAGATGTCGCCAGGGCCGTCGAGCTGCTGGAGAAGCTGCAGGAGTCGGGCGACGTTCCCGGTTACAAGCTGCAGTCGCTGAAGAAGGTGCTCCAGAGCGAGTTCTGCACCGCCATCCGCGAGGTGACTAGCCGATCGTGTCCGGGTCGAGCGCTGTGCGGCGGCCGTGCGCCTATTCCCGCGTGCGTCTCTCTCCTCAGGTGTACCAGTACATGCACGAAACCATCAACGTCAACGGCTGCCCCGAGTACCAGGCCAGAGCCACGGCCAAGGTAAGAGCCGAAATTGCCTCCGCTCTCGCGCGATTGCCACATCGTTTGGTCTCGCCTGGATAAAGTCGGCCGAAGGTCGATATCAGTATAATCGGCGGGGTACGGAGCTGACGCTAATGCGGACAGAAGCATTGGGACGCACCCCTTAACCAATGACTTTCAAGCGTTCAGGGAGGGAACGCAGCTGACTATTCTTGTCTCGTCAGGTAGGATGCAATGTATAATCGGCAGCCGGCGTCTCTTCCGCGTGCAGGCCACGGTCGCCGCCTTCGCCGCCAGCGAGGGCCACTCCCACCCGCGGGTGGTGGAGCTCCCCAAGACGGAGGAAGGCCTGGGCTTCAACGTGATGGGCGGCAAGGAGCAGAACTCGCCTATCTACATCTCCCGCATCATTCCCGGCGGGGTGGCCGAGCGCCACGGCGGCCTCAAGAGAGGCGACCAGCTCCTGTCCGTCAACGGGGTGGTGCGTCCAGTAACGGCTTACGCTTCTTGTATCATGCCAGAGGAGGCAAACGTACTCACATTCTGTACAAATGAACGTATCGGTCAGCAAGTCTGTCATTCTGGAAATTTGGTAGACCTGTCTGACATGCGTAGACCCAcacaaaagtctcaagaagcctcgtctgaaaagaaacagacagTCTGCCGTTTTAGACAGAAAACTAGTATTTATGCTTGGTTATTTCCCCACCACTGACTTCCTTTTTGCGTGTTCGCAGAGCGTGGAGGGCGAGCACCACGAGAAGGCGGTGGAGCTGCTGAAGGCGGCCAAGGAGAGCGTCAAGCTGGTGGTGCGCTACACGCCCAAGGTGCTGGAGGAGATGGAGGCGCGCTTCGAGAAGCTGCGCACCGCCCGCCGccgccagcagcagcagctgctcatgcagcagcagcagcagcagcagcagcacaacaTGTCCGCTCAGCAGAACCACACGTCGTAGGTGAGGCGCTTCATGGCTGTGACGGGGCGGTAAAGTCGCATTTTGCAATATTGATATAAAATCATATTATTTTTGCATTCCTGACATTGTCAACAATtctgaagatgaatgaatgagattacgataacacaaaatgcaaaactgcATTTGAGTCTAGCACAAAGTTTGCTGAGTGGCTTTGCAGCAGACAACTGCTCTCAGCGTGTTCTTCTCCTGGTTTGTCAGGTTGttccagaagaagaagaagtgaagGCCAAGGTGACATCTGCCGGATCTCTCGGAAGTGCGACCAAAAGCCAAGTTCTCGGAGTCACGGGACTCTCCCACCGATCCTGGCGTTCCGCGCCGAAAAACGGCGCCAGCGTTTTGTCCCAAATTCGGTGCTTTGGAAAAAAGGAACACAATGGATGACGACGTCTGCGTTTTACCTTTTGTCTTCTCTTTATGGTCTttctttgcatcggtccatctgtttttttcccatcatgCCTCAGTCCTCATGGTGCTCGTGGAAGAACGTCATTTTTAAGGCAAATACTGTTTTGATTGGTAGCAAAGGACTCGTTTTGTATCCAGTAGCTTTAGCAATAAACACGCAGGCAGGCAAGCAATTAATGATTTGGATTATGAAGTATTACTCActattaaaataatgaaaatgttcatttgtttcttatttGCGCCAAAATGTGTTTGATTTTTAATGATGATTATTGTGCAATAATTCCCCATTAGACGAGCTGAATGTCAGTCAGTTCCAACCCAAATACCCCAGATTTATCTTTATTTGACATAGTTTATTATATTTATGATCAGAGTTTTATTGTTCTCTTTGTGTATATGTCGAAAGACGATTATTGGACGTCTTTagattgtgcagatgatgtgggTGTTGGTATTTTGACAATCATTGCTGATGAAAATGTGGAATGTTTAATAATCCAGTGTTCCTTCTTTCGTGTTGAAACTTTAAAGATCCattttgtgcgtgtgtatgtttgtattttctcGACTTATTCTTTTGTCCTCTATCCATGCcaaactgaccaaaaaaaaccccacaagaATTTACACTTTATCATcacattttatagcatttatgAGTGATCGCTTCATTTAAAGTGCGACACGTGCCACACTGCCAGATTTGTACCAGTCATATGATCATAATTAATACTTTTCTTTTTGGGTTGCATTGCATTGTTTTCTACTTTGCAGTCAtttcaattcttaaaaaaagacattgttgaTATGCAATTGTTATACAtactatatttgtataaataaacatATGTGCTTGTGTACATTGAACACTTGTTTTTACTTCAGTTCCCTCACTCGATTAATaaattatctatctatctatctatctagctgtctatccatctatctgttTGGCCTTCTTGCCGCCAGGGGGCAGCAGACTAGCATCAATATACTAGCAATGGCACAACATGCTAACTTCCGTAGCTTGACCGGATGTTGATGACTGTCAGACAGGTATTGTCaattattcacattcacagtttATTGACTCGAGAAAGGTAGATGCCCATGAGTGCTTACTGTTTATAATAACAACATTATATTACCTTTACGCTTATTTAAATCGGTAAAGTATTGCCGTCGTGCGTTCCGAGCTGACATCCCGGTGTTTCGAATTGGTTTTGAATGAGCGAGCCAAGTGGCTTATTTAGCGTATACAACGATGGGAAAAAGACTTCAAactaataatctttttttttaaaacgtaagGTACGCTTACTAGGTTGGTGTCACGTTAAGTTTTTATAAATTGATGTACTACTTGTGAGTCAAGAAATTAAATTGAGTGGCAAAGAGAGATAGTAAGGAAACAGCTTCCTCAAGTGGCATGTCGCGGTATTACAGGTAATGGCTGGGTTATTAGTTatatgtaaagaaattatatatacatactttctttcattaaaataatgGTTGCTTGATATAtagttattttattgtaataagATATcctggtaaaataaataatgttacaTATACGTTTTAAATCGTCCAATTATTTATTgtcaataatacaatttaaagtcttaaacatagataaatattaaaaaaacgttttgtacttaattgtttaattatttgttctaaatgataaaagaaaaaagattaaTACAAAACCGTTTTGCCTGAATAACTATgagtaaattaattacaaataaaacattttaaaaatgaaaattcattattattgtattattaaatataactaTTTTACGTAATATACATACACACCAATCTCTTCTATGAATgactcaaatgtggcccttgagcacaaaagtttatCTAAATGAATGAAGcccatgaatttttttttttttagaataatagTCTAATCTAAACAGATGACTTAAATGAGTAAATTACTATTATTACGACTcctaatattaataataacaaatgaaaagGTGCTTTGTACTAATCCTGCTTTGTTTGACACAGGCCTGGCACGCGAGCACGACTTTGCGTCACGGCTGACATTTAGCGGTGTTGCGCACAAAGTTGGGGAGGTCAGTGCAATTGAAGCCGCCGCCTGCAATGCCCACCGCTATGCCCGCCGTTGCCCGCTCGCGCCACGAGTGGAAAGTGCTGCAAACAAAGCTGTTGAGGGGGGAAATGGATGCGTTACATTGATGCTAAAAACATTTATGAATATATAAACACATCAGATTAGTTAAATGAATACTTTGACACTGCAACCCAGAAAGTTGGGACAAGTTATGttcaaaataagtcaaataatatatatttttggccaatacatttcatttagggagtttgtttacatttcttaAAATGTATGAATAGTTGTAACAGAATGGCACACGTCTTGGGAAAAGTAAATCAAATAATAGGATTTGGACAAATTTTATTGAGGGAGTCaaattgtccattttgttgaaaaaaagttggaatactTCAACCAAAAAGGTTAGTAAGCATCATGTTAAAAGTAAGTCAAATAATAGTTCAGGAAAATAAGTGACATTTAGGGAATGAATTTGtctatttgaatgaaaaatagaaatactTCACCCTCAATGCAGCACAGTTACACTTACATATTAAAAGTAAGTGAAAGATTTTTAGCAAGCAAGTGAAAGTGAGACTTTATATTTCTTCATCTACAATGTAGGGCACTGTTAGCACACGTCATAAGTGAAATGTCCTTTTGTCTAGTTTTCtttcaaatgtgacattttcacCCAGAGTGAAGCGATGTAAAGTGCAAGTCATGTTCAATAGTGCATAGCACATGAATGTCATTTAGGGTTTAAGCTCGTCTATTTTTTCACGTCAGGATGGGAGCCTTGAAGCGGCGAGGCCTTTCAcacaagaccccccccccccccccccttcccaatCAAACAATATGTGCTACTAAAGGCCATTTGCTCTCTACTGCGGACGTGTCGATGGGATAGAGTGGTTGAGGGTGTTGATGATGACGACTCACATTTGGTCGGGAAGAACAAATAGGTACACGCGGTCGGCCCTTCGACAGCCAATCCCGTTCTTAACCTCCCTCAAACACACAGAGATGCTAAACATGTCAGTGTGCAAAAGCCACTGAATGAGGTTCATTTCTTTGATTTTGACACAAACCACACCAGAGTTCTTGACCAAACAAAGGAAAATATTTAATGAGTGTGGCAATAAATGAGCATTTACATTTCATATTTACAATTTCATCAcgtactgtacaaaaaaaacggCCCGGTTCCTCACAGGACGTGGTAGACGGGGCTACCCGGCGTGCACGGCCGCGAGTCGGCCGAGCCGGCGGGCGACGGGACGGCCCGGGCGGGGCGGCGACCCGGCTCGGGCGTGGACAGCCGGTCCACGATGCTGGACAGGCACTGCAGGCTGGACGCACCCGCCGCCTTGTCGGAAAAACTCTCTGCGGGGGGAGATTGGTTTGTTGTTCACCGGGATGACACGGCAAAAGGTGCGCCGGCGTTGCGGAAGTGCTCTCACCGTTCTTTGCGTAGGGATAAGTACTGCCGTAGTTGAGCTGCGGCCACGCCGGACTGTTGCCGTCcgtctggaaaaaaacaagcagaatACATAAATATTTCTGGCCTTCCTGAGATTGCGGACAGCCTAATAAATCCTGGGCGAGTAGCGGGGGCGCGCCTCGAAGCCCAAAGCAGGGCGGCGAGGGCTCCTTCCTGTCCTTCCCCGGCGTGGCCAATCGATTGTGTCAGTGCGAGACGACACTTGTAAATCTGCGCCCCGTCCGGACAGAGGTGCGCCAGGCGTTCCGATTGCTCCCGTTTTTTTCCTGCCTACCTCTGTCAAATGGATTTTTAGCAGCAGTGGGAAAGTCATCGCAAAAAATGTACCTAGCAGCTACCGACGGATGTTTGTCTCCAAGGGTGACACACGTgatgggggggggagggttgCAAATGTCTTTTTCTGAACTCAAACTAGTATCCGTGGGGAAGCCATCACAAAAAGACATTTGCAGTGGAAACATGAGATGCGACGGCTTGGAGTTGTAAATTGTGGCGTCCCTCTATCGCGAAACGAACACATTTCTAGGACAAGAACTTGAAGGTGGATTATGACAAATGCCAAGCGAATGTAGTGAGGCAAATTGGACATCTCGCTGTCTGTCCATCTCAAATAGTAACCCATTTCTCGAACGTATGTTTTCCTGATGAGGGCGGGTGGCAAAGTGACACGGGCTGGCCTGCGGGGGTGTACTTAGCGAGCCAGATCACTTCCGAATTGGAAATGTCGCTTTCCGGCCATCTCCCGGCACCGTGAATCAGACACTAAAATCCCCGCTCGTATCTTTCGGGGTGTCACTGGCGCACCTGTGGGGAAAAAGGAGTCCCCTGGTAGTTTAATGGTAACCCCGATTAGGAAACGCTAGCTTGGCAAAATGGTGTCTAATGTGTGTTGGCTTTTGAGCGTCAGGGCAGAGGGCGCTCACGGAGGTGCACGGGGGTCTCACCAGGCCGTCGGAGCAGCTGGACAGCGGGCTCCCGGGTTCGGAGCCGCTGTAGTAGTGGTCCACCTGCTCTCGGAGGAGCTCCTGGAGGCTCTCGATGTACTGGATGGCGTTGCGCAGGATCTCCACCTTGGGCAGGCGCTGGCCGGGGTTGGCCGAGGTGCAGCGGCGCAGGGCCTCGAAGGCGTGGTTGACTTTCTTGAGGCGGCGGCGCTCCCGCATGGTGGCGGCGCGCCGGCGGTCCACGAAGCTGGACTTGCGCTTGCAGGCCTTGCAGGCCCACTGGAGGCAGCGGCCCGGCTGGTGCGGCGGCGCGCCGGGGGCCCGGACGTGCTCGTCCTCGTCCGAGTCGTCGTCGGCCCCCGGGCGCAGGGCGTCCGGGGACGGAGGCGCGTAGTAGAGCTGCGACGGAGAGAAGACGTCCATGCTTTTGGGAGCTGAGGCGACCTCTGAGGGATGTGAGGGGTCTGCTGCCCACGGGCCCCCCTTTTATGCCCCGGGGCCCACATTGGCCAGATCTAATTACCGTGGCCCGTTGGCCCTGCCCCATCCCTCCTCGCACCCCCCTGTGCCCTGCCTGCTGACATTCCCACATCTGCCCTCGCTGATCTTTTCCCACCGCGGGCCCACTCGGACCCCCTCGCGAGCCTGTCGCTGCTCCTTCACGCAACGTTTCGCAACCTTTGTTGAGCAAAGGCACCCATCTTACTTTTGAAAGATCTCGCAGCGCATCGCCAGAGAAAAATAATGATGCACCTTCTGCCACCGAGCGGAAGAGTATTTCATTGTCGCTAGCGTAGCTACatcaacaaagatacattaattCGTTAGCCTGCTCGCATAAATGTCAGTTATTTTTCACATGAATACAAACTACCAAAGTGCTGGATACAAATGTTGTCGTCATGACAGCGGATgagttcccccccaaaatagatGCGTTTGCCCAACCGTCAATCAATCACAATTTTCTGGCCGTTTAAGTGAAATTGGGGCACAGTTGTTGGGAATCGCTGCCTTAAGTCACCAAACGGGAACGTTATGAAGACGTCGGTGACACTTTTGACCGCCAATTGCTGCGGGCGTCGCATTTCAAGCCGACACCTCGGAGCTCGTCAGCCGAGGTGTCGGCGCCGCCTTCATTCCGCCCGCcgcactttttcttcttcttccacttGGAAGCAAACTCTCGCCGTTAACTCTCGCCGACGTCGCACAGATGGCGGCGCTCTTTGTTTGGCCCTCGTTTCCTACACTTGCGAACACCGCAAAGCTTATCTTACAAAACAAGACACTTACTGTTATTTTCATCcctaaagtaaataaataaataaattaattaattattttcaaattcatttcgCTTACGTGGCATAAAAGTCGTATGATGTCAGGCACACGTGCTTTTGTTTCAGTGTAAATTTGTTAgatatggactttttttttttttttttacaactgtaatggttaaaaaaaagtgcttcatttgagGAAAATTGTTACAAATGTAAACCATAATTTCCCTGACCCAAAAAAAGGAAGTAGCAGGCTTcctatttaaataaaacaacaaatgagtTTTAGTAACATTGAAATGTTGACCAATTGAAGAGTAAGATGATCATTATCATTTTTGATAGTGCTTTTCAAAGTGTAAATATATTGTGCAATGTATAATCAGAAGTATgtcttaaaataatacaatgtggcttctagaaagaaaaaacaaaacattttcccttttAAAAATGTCCATTTGTTACATATTCTAATCCACGCGGATTGCAGTCGCGTCAGTATTTTTGGACGGTTGTGCTAAATTGTTTTGTCGAAATGCTCCACACTTGCTAGTGTAACAGTTGCCACGTCAATTGCATAGCCTTGTGAGGAAATAAATGGAAGTACTATTTGCACAGAATTTCGATGTGATTTTGTCACGTAACGTTTTGACGTCCTCGAATGCACGTTTTGATGCAGAAGTGGCTCTCGTGCCTTGGCGCTGTTGACAGATGCACGGTTACAATGCGGATATTTCTCACAATGTGCCAAAGCGTTTGTCTCGCCTCTCTGGGAACCGCGCGCACCTAAAACAACACGGCGACACCCCCGAATTGCTCCCGCACAGCTGACGAACACATCGGCGGCGTCGGCGATCAAACGCGCGTCGCGGCTTCAGAAGGCGAGGAGGGCGAAGCTTCGGCGAGGCGAAAAAGCGGCCGAGTCTCGGTCGGGGCGTCCGCGCATGCGCGCCGCAGAGGCAGCctgccttgttgttgttgtcggggGTCGGAGGTCACAGGCAGAGTTAAGTGAGGGTCACGTctccaaagcttttttttttctttggcacTAATGTTACACCTTCAGTGTCAGTGCTTTTATCCTTAGTTTTGTGCAGATATAAACGTTATTGCACTGCCTAACacttatttatttcaaatttaacaAATAGCTATACAATTCAACGATCTAATGAATCAAAACAATTATAGGTGCATTATTGTgatatattttaatatcaaaatgtaatttttgctgtttacatttaaaaaaatgagaacaaatcCAAACTATTTAAATAGTGCATTACTTTACTTTTAATTTATATGTATTTGAATttattcatgaattaattgatTTGTGAATTATTACTATTAGCTTTAAAAATGACggttaaatgaaaaatgaaagatgAACAAATGAAAGGgtgcattatttaaaatttttaaaatactatTTAGATTCATTTCCCTTAAAATATAAGAAATGGAAACTACTTCAAAGTATTTTGCTGTGtgcattattttgtatttcaaatgaTATAATATTGTCAATGcaaaatattcaatgttattcATGGTAGAATAACAGTgattacatactgtaaatcatAATAATAGTAAGGAAATTTATAAAATCTAAAAGAataagttgagttgagttggttgaattattttgtaaaaGCTCGCATTGCGTGTCCCTCATGTTCTGTGTGATGAGCGCACTTTTCAGCGTATGTAGCGTATATTAGCGCACTTTTCATGAGCGCGAACCTTTTTCTTGTCTTTCCCGGTGCAGATGATAAAGCACGGAGGGAGCTGCAGCGTGTCAAGTCACGAGCGGGTGAGTGAAGTGGGAGAAGTCGAGGTCCGGGTGGGGGTGGCGGGTGCAGACCACCGTAAAAAATCACATCGCTGTTGGCGCTATCGGGTTTCTTGTGTCTGCTTCGTGCTTAAAACAGCTCACACACGAAACATTTCTTGTATGCGATCCCATTCCACATTCAAAAACaactccaatttttttttagaccattGGAGCAGTTTATTTTGATgtataaattattaaatagtCCAACGGCTTCCTTCGTTTGTCCTTACtagattataaaataaatacaattgaattttGACATGTATAAAATATGTACACCAAGATAGAGGTTAGAGAAAATTGGGGAAATTATTTTTCCGTAGCTGCCGTGttgccgccgccgctgctgatGCTGTCCACGATGGACGACAGACGCAGGAGGCTGCAGGACGCCGACGACTCGCCTGAACGCAAAAACAGCGAAAAATGACGTTTAATGGTGGCTTAAAACATTCCGGTTTGGCGCGTTTTACCTTCCCTCTGGTTCGCCGATCCGGCACTGGAAAGGTCGGCCGTGTTGGTCCAGGTCTCGCAGGACTTCTTCCAAGGGTTTCCCGATGCAATCGCCTGGAGACGCACCCAAATAGTTTTAATCGTGGAACTATCGCTCTGCAAATCACATCATGATCG includes these proteins:
- the lin7a gene encoding protein lin-7 homolog A isoform X3, which gives rise to MPIEAPLGNAPLCLCPPDVARAVELLEKLQESGDVPGYKLQSLKKVLQSEFCTAIREVTSRSCPGRALCGGRAPIPACVSLLRCTSTCTKPSTSTAAPSTRPEPRPRMQCIIGSRRLFRVQATVAAFAASEGHSHPRVVELPKTEEGLGFNVMGGKEQNSPIYISRIIPGGVAERHGGLKRGDQLLSVNGVSVEGEHHEKAVELLKAAKESVKLVVRYTPKVLEEMEARFEKLRTARRRQQQQLLMQQQQQQQQHNMSAQQNHTS
- the lin7a gene encoding protein lin-7 homolog A isoform X4 — translated: MPIEAPLGNAPLCLCPPDVARAVELLEKLQESGDVPGYKLQSLKKVLQSEFCTAIREVYQYMHETINVNGCPEYQARATAKATVAAFAASEGHSHPRVVELPKTEEGLGFNVMGGKEQNSPIYISRIIPGGVAERHGGLKRGDQLLSVNGVSVEGEHHEKAVELLKAAKESVKLVVRYTPKVLEEMEARFEKLRTARRRQQQQLLMQQQQQQQQHNMSAQQNHTSLFQKKKK
- the lin7a gene encoding protein lin-7 homolog A isoform X1, encoding MPIEAPLGNAPLCLCPPDVARAVELLEKLQESGDVPGYKLQSLKKVLQSEFCTAIREVTSRSCPGRALCGGRAPIPACVSLLRCTSTCTKPSTSTAAPSTRPEPRPRMQCIIGSRRLFRVQATVAAFAASEGHSHPRVVELPKTEEGLGFNVMGGKEQNSPIYISRIIPGGVAERHGGLKRGDQLLSVNGVSVEGEHHEKAVELLKAAKESVKLVVRYTPKVLEEMEARFEKLRTARRRQQQQLLMQQQQQQQQHNMSAQQNHTSLFQKKKK
- the lin7a gene encoding protein lin-7 homolog A isoform X5; translation: MATVLQQPLTLDRDVARAVELLEKLQESGDVPGYKLQSLKKVLQSEFCTAIREVYQYMHETINVNGCPEYQARATAKATVAAFAASEGHSHPRVVELPKTEEGLGFNVMGGKEQNSPIYISRIIPGGVAERHGGLKRGDQLLSVNGVSVEGEHHEKAVELLKAAKESVKLVVRYTPKVLEEMEARFEKLRTARRRQQQQLLMQQQQQQQQHNMSAQQNHTSLFQKKKK
- the lin7a gene encoding protein lin-7 homolog A isoform X2 — protein: MATVLQQPLTLDRDVARAVELLEKLQESGDVPGYKLQSLKKVLQSEFCTAIREVTSRSCPGRALCGGRAPIPACVSLLRCTSTCTKPSTSTAAPSTRPEPRPRMQCIIGSRRLFRVQATVAAFAASEGHSHPRVVELPKTEEGLGFNVMGGKEQNSPIYISRIIPGGVAERHGGLKRGDQLLSVNGVSVEGEHHEKAVELLKAAKESVKLVVRYTPKVLEEMEARFEKLRTARRRQQQQLLMQQQQQQQQHNMSAQQNHTSLFQKKKK
- the lin7a gene encoding protein lin-7 homolog A isoform X6, yielding MATVLQQPLTLDRDVARAVELLEKLQESGDVPGYKLQSLKKVLQSEFCTAIREVYQYMHETINVNGCPEYQARATAKATVAAFAASEGHSHPRVVELPKTEEGLGFNVMGGKEQNSPIYISRIIPGGVAERHGGLKRGDQLLSVNGVSVEGEHHEKAVELLKAAKESVKLVVRYTPKVLEEMEARFEKLRTARRRQQQQLLMQQQQQQQQHNMSAQQNHTS
- the myf5 gene encoding myogenic factor 5, which encodes MDVFSPSQLYYAPPSPDALRPGADDDSDEDEHVRAPGAPPHQPGRCLQWACKACKRKSSFVDRRRAATMRERRRLKKVNHAFEALRRCTSANPGQRLPKVEILRNAIQYIESLQELLREQVDHYYSGSEPGSPLSSCSDGLTDGNSPAWPQLNYGSTYPYAKNESFSDKAAGASSLQCLSSIVDRLSTPEPGRRPARAVPSPAGSADSRPCTPGSPVYHVL
- the lin7a gene encoding protein lin-7 homolog A isoform X8; the encoded protein is MATVLQQPLTLDRDVARAVELLEKLQESGDVPGYKLQSLKKVLQSEFCTAIREATVAAFAASEGHSHPRVVELPKTEEGLGFNVMGGKEQNSPIYISRIIPGGVAERHGGLKRGDQLLSVNGVSVEGEHHEKAVELLKAAKESVKLVVRYTPKVLEEMEARFEKLRTARRRQQQQLLMQQQQQQQQHNMSAQQNHTSLFQKKKK
- the lin7a gene encoding protein lin-7 homolog A isoform X7, with protein sequence MPIEAPLGNAPLCLCPPDVARAVELLEKLQESGDVPGYKLQSLKKVLQSEFCTAIREATVAAFAASEGHSHPRVVELPKTEEGLGFNVMGGKEQNSPIYISRIIPGGVAERHGGLKRGDQLLSVNGVSVEGEHHEKAVELLKAAKESVKLVVRYTPKVLEEMEARFEKLRTARRRQQQQLLMQQQQQQQQHNMSAQQNHTSLFQKKKK